The following proteins are encoded in a genomic region of Ananas comosus cultivar F153 linkage group 25, ASM154086v1, whole genome shotgun sequence:
- the LOC109703637 gene encoding GDSL esterase/lipase At5g33370-like: MTFSRIFLFTLLPCLLLSLGTLPVSNATRAFFVFGDSLVDNGNNNYLATTARADAPPYGIDFPSHHPTGRFSNGLNIPDIISEHLGAESPLPYLSPHLEGEKLLVGANFASAGIGILNDTGIQFVNIIRIEKQLQYFEQYQQRLSSLIGEKQTRHLVNSALVLITLGGNDFVNNYYLVPYSARSREFSLPDYVQYLNSEYRKILFRLYELGARQVLVTGTGPLGCVPAELALRSRAGLCDPELQQAADLFNPQMVQMLGELNSQLQSDIFIAVNAFRMHMDFISNPEAYGFVTSKVACCGQGPYNGIGLCTVLSSVCPNRDVYAFWDAFHPTERANRIIVSQFMAGSTEYMNPMNLSTILAMDARI, encoded by the exons ATGACCTTTTCTAGGATCTTCTTATTCACTCTTCTTCCATGCTTATTGTTATCTTTAGGAACACTTCCTGTGTCAAATGCAACACGCGCCTTCTTCGTCTTTGGCGATTCTCTTGTAGACAATGGCAACAACAACTATCTCGCGACGACGGCTCGGGCCGACGCACCTCCTTACGGCATAGACTTCCCATCTCACCACCCTACAGGCCGATTCTCCAATGGATTGAACATCCCTGACATTATTA GCGAGCACCTTGGAGCTGAATCTCCTTTGCCATACTTGAGTCCACATCTCGAAGGGGAAAAACTACTTGTCGGAGCGAACTTTGCATCAGCAGGGATTGGGATTCTCAACGACACCGGAATCCAATTT GTTAATATAATAAGGATCGAGAAGCAATTGCAGTACTTTGAGCAATACCAGCAGAGGCTGAGCTCTCTGATTGGCGAGAAACAGACGCGGCACCTCGTGAACAGCGCGCTCGTTCTGATAACTCTAGGAGGAAATGATTTTGTCAACAATTACTACTTGGTGCCTTACTCTGCGAGATCAAGAGAGTTCTCCTTGCCCGACTATGTCCAGTATCTCAATTCTGAATACCGGAAAATTCTTTTT AGGCTTTATGAACTTGGCGCGAGACAAGTCCTGGTCACTGGAACTGGCCCACTGGGGTGCGTGCCGGCCGAGCTAGCACTGAGGAGCCGCGCCGGGCTCTGTGACCCGGAGCTGCAGCAAGCCGCAGACCTATTCAATCCCCAGATGGTTCAGATGCTGGGAGAGCTTAATAGTCAGCTCCAGTCGGATATCTTCATCGCCGTTAACGCTTTCCGGATGCACATGGACTTCATATCCAACCCAGAAGCATATG GTTTCGTGACATCCAAGGTTGCATGCTGTGGGCAAGGGCCATACAACGGGATCGGGCTCTGCACCGTGCTTTCAAGCGTGTGCCCGAACAGAGATGTGTACGCATTCTGGGATGCATTCCACCCAACAGAGAGAGCTAACCGGATCATCGTGAGCCAATTCATGGCCGGATCCACCGAGTACATGAACCCCATGAACCTAAGCACAATCCTCGCCATGGATGCGCGAATCTGA
- the LOC109703578 gene encoding NACHT, LRR and PYD domains-containing protein 4C-like isoform X3, giving the protein MSEEVPSLFALCLKAITSAIIHGEFFTDIFECYGYDHLQDILDLPSDLLDSVVINLPPLALQTLHNVLIDDCMEKFRTPGEIHGRKRGRYENFNIAWKILFRKRWPEDLRKIDPRKYITTDDSAGIHNSVKGPLDWQQLFWEKHLQNCLDDAAERALLPSFYGRIGELRTSNSIINAISHGENMLDECFRLSYHCDRFGCYARCLRLQNVLCAVEICEMLRSCKLQKLIFIRIISKTQVDGVCMLLNHHRKTLLSLEFSHCQLYPTVMNKICSSLCEEGSLIHGIQSFCVKSSPISESKSSSIPTCLLSFLSSGRLLESVCFSDTKMQPKFAKMILDTLLSSSSDLVTLEISENNISGWLSKIERQSKDFRSLLGSDASLKSLTVLNLRGSNLHSNDAEDLGHILVKMPCLKSLDISDNPITDEGIRSLIPYFVRALGKTNLLSNVKLENCNLSSGGVIELLRSLPSLEEPLNMLSIADNHLVL; this is encoded by the exons ATGTCGGAGGAGGTTCCATCTTTGTTCGCTCTATGTTTGAAGGCTATAACATCAGCAATCATACATGGTGAATTTTTTACGGACATTTTTGAGTGTTATG GATATGATCATTTGCAAGACATACTAGATCTTCCGTCGGATTTGCTTGATAGCGTGGTGATAAACTTACCTCCATTGGCCTTGCAAACACTTCACAACGT ATTGATTGATGATTGTATGGAGAAATTCAGAACTCCTGGTGAAATTCACGGGAGAAAACGTGGAAG GTATGAAAACTTCAACATTGCGTGGAAGATACTGTTTAGAAAGCGGTGGCCAGAGGATCTCAGGAAGATTGATCCAAGAAAATACATTACTACAGATGACAGTGCAGGAATACATAACTCGGTGAAGGGTCCTCTAGATTGGCAGCAGCTGTTCTGGGAGAAGCACCTGCAAAA TTGCTTAGATGATGCTGCAGAGAGAGcccttcttccttctttttatGGGCGCATTGGTGAACTGAGAACATCCA ATAGCATAATTAATGCAATCAGCCATGGTGAGAACATGCTTGATGAGTGTTTCAGATTATCGTATCATTGCGACAGATTTGGATGCTATGCAAG ATGTCTGAGACTTCAAAATGTGCTGTGTGCTGTAGAAATATGT GAGATGTTGAGATCTTGCAAGCTGCAAAAATTAATATTCATTAGAATTATCTCCAAAACTCAG GTTGATGGAGTGTGTATGCTTCTGAACCACCATAGGAAAACATTGCTGTCTCTTGAGTTTAGCCACTGTCAACTGTATCCCACCGTTATGAATAAGATTTGCAGTAGTTTGTGTGAGGAGGGATCTCTTATTCATGGGATCCAGAGCTTCTGTGTCAAATCATCACCCATTTCTGAAAGCAAGTCATCTTCAATACCTACTTGTCTACTATCTTTTCTGTCTTCAGGAAG GTTGTTGGAATCAGTATGTTTTTCTGATACTAAGATGCAGccaaaatttgcaaaaatgattCTCGATACTCTCCTGAGCTCTTCATCTGATTTAGTGACTCTTGAGATATCAGAAAACAAT ATTTCAGGTTGGCTGTCTAAAATTGAGAGACAATCCAAAGATTTCCGATCACTACTTGGATCAGATGCTTCCTTGAAGTCTTTGACTGTTCTAAATCTTAG GGGAAGCAATTTGCATAGCAATGATGCAGAAGATCTTGGCCATATATTGGTAAAAATGCCTTGCTTAAAAAGTCTAGACATAAGTGACAATCCAATAACAGATGAAGGCATCAG ATCCCTTATTCCGTACTTTGTAAGGGCTCTTGGAAAAACAAACCTTCTTTCAAatgtaaaattagaaaattgcAATCTATCCAGCGGAGGAGTGATTGAACTTCTAAGAAGCCTCCCATCATTGGAGGAGCCATTGAACATGCTATCAATTGCAGATAATCACCTTG TTCTGTAG
- the LOC109703578 gene encoding uncharacterized protein LOC109703578 isoform X1 — MSEEVPSLFALCLKAITSAIIHGEFFTDIFECYGYDHLQDILDLPSDLLDSVVINLPPLALQTLHNVLIDDCMEKFRTPGEIHGRKRGRYENFNIAWKILFRKRWPEDLRKIDPRKYITTDDSAGIHNSVKGPLDWQQLFWEKHLQNCLDDAAERALLPSFYGRIGELRTSNSIINAISHGENMLDECFRLSYHCDRFGCYARCLRLQNVLCAVEICEMLRSCKLQKLIFIRIISKTQVDGVCMLLNHHRKTLLSLEFSHCQLYPTVMNKICSSLCEEGSLIHGIQSFCVKSSPISESKSSSIPTCLLSFLSSGRLLESVCFSDTKMQPKFAKMILDTLLSSSSDLVTLEISENNISGWLSKIERQSKDFRSLLGSDASLKSLTVLNLRGSNLHSNDAEDLGHILVKMPCLKSLDISDNPITDEGIRSLIPYFVRALGKTNLLSNVKLENCNLSSGGVIELLRSLPSLEEPLNMLSIADNHLGSSVAATLAKFLGASGLRELNIEDIGLGAVGFKELEEILPQEIALSFINISKNRGGIRTAYFLSRLISQAPNLLSINAGANIMPPESVDIICDALKLLKGKLEHLDLSENSHLCRSNNTSALLEFCHQGKPIVMIPSPPQSGTPYDDDP, encoded by the exons ATGTCGGAGGAGGTTCCATCTTTGTTCGCTCTATGTTTGAAGGCTATAACATCAGCAATCATACATGGTGAATTTTTTACGGACATTTTTGAGTGTTATG GATATGATCATTTGCAAGACATACTAGATCTTCCGTCGGATTTGCTTGATAGCGTGGTGATAAACTTACCTCCATTGGCCTTGCAAACACTTCACAACGT ATTGATTGATGATTGTATGGAGAAATTCAGAACTCCTGGTGAAATTCACGGGAGAAAACGTGGAAG GTATGAAAACTTCAACATTGCGTGGAAGATACTGTTTAGAAAGCGGTGGCCAGAGGATCTCAGGAAGATTGATCCAAGAAAATACATTACTACAGATGACAGTGCAGGAATACATAACTCGGTGAAGGGTCCTCTAGATTGGCAGCAGCTGTTCTGGGAGAAGCACCTGCAAAA TTGCTTAGATGATGCTGCAGAGAGAGcccttcttccttctttttatGGGCGCATTGGTGAACTGAGAACATCCA ATAGCATAATTAATGCAATCAGCCATGGTGAGAACATGCTTGATGAGTGTTTCAGATTATCGTATCATTGCGACAGATTTGGATGCTATGCAAG ATGTCTGAGACTTCAAAATGTGCTGTGTGCTGTAGAAATATGT GAGATGTTGAGATCTTGCAAGCTGCAAAAATTAATATTCATTAGAATTATCTCCAAAACTCAG GTTGATGGAGTGTGTATGCTTCTGAACCACCATAGGAAAACATTGCTGTCTCTTGAGTTTAGCCACTGTCAACTGTATCCCACCGTTATGAATAAGATTTGCAGTAGTTTGTGTGAGGAGGGATCTCTTATTCATGGGATCCAGAGCTTCTGTGTCAAATCATCACCCATTTCTGAAAGCAAGTCATCTTCAATACCTACTTGTCTACTATCTTTTCTGTCTTCAGGAAG GTTGTTGGAATCAGTATGTTTTTCTGATACTAAGATGCAGccaaaatttgcaaaaatgattCTCGATACTCTCCTGAGCTCTTCATCTGATTTAGTGACTCTTGAGATATCAGAAAACAAT ATTTCAGGTTGGCTGTCTAAAATTGAGAGACAATCCAAAGATTTCCGATCACTACTTGGATCAGATGCTTCCTTGAAGTCTTTGACTGTTCTAAATCTTAG GGGAAGCAATTTGCATAGCAATGATGCAGAAGATCTTGGCCATATATTGGTAAAAATGCCTTGCTTAAAAAGTCTAGACATAAGTGACAATCCAATAACAGATGAAGGCATCAG ATCCCTTATTCCGTACTTTGTAAGGGCTCTTGGAAAAACAAACCTTCTTTCAAatgtaaaattagaaaattgcAATCTATCCAGCGGAGGAGTGATTGAACTTCTAAGAAGCCTCCCATCATTGGAGGAGCCATTGAACATGCTATCAATTGCAGATAATCACCTTGGCAG TTCTGTAGCTGCAACATTGGCAAAATTTTTGGGTGCTTCTGGTTTAAGAGAACTCAATATTGAAGATATTGGACTGGGAGCAGTGGGTTTCAAAGAACTGGAGGAAATATTGCCCCAAGAAATTGCTCTTTCATTCATCAACATCAG CAAAAATCGAGGTGGGATTCGAACTGCATACTTTTTGTCCAGGCTCAtttcacaagctccaaatcttctgtCGATCAATGCAGGAGCTAACATTATGCCTCCTGAATCAGTGGACATTATTTGTGACGCACTAAAGCTGTTGAAGG GTAAACTGGAGCATTTGGACTTATCAGAAAATAGCCACTTATGCCGGTCAAACAATACTTCGGCACTGCTGGAATTTTGTCACCAGGGAAAGCCCATTGTGATGATTCCGTCACCACCACAATCCGGCACACCCTACGATGATGATCCATAA
- the LOC109703636 gene encoding bifunctional TH2 protein, mitochondrial-like, producing MRFLSPLVRRNPNPSSSLLAPRSWLSLSRYRSAASIRSHSRSRCADAFGSLRGEGSGRTEVFSAPDLAPDSKKGTAMAVVTKGVEEGSPAKRFWIRSQKEAVFTAYTPFVVCLAAGGLESEAFQGYVAQDVHFLKAFTKAYEMAEECSDDDDAKATIRELRKAVIEELKMHNSVVQEWGIDPSKGTAPSSSTTRYIEFLIATASGKIDGGKGPGKIVTPFEKTKIAAYTVGAVTPCMRLFAYLGNELQVFLQNNGNHPYKKWIESYSSRAFEDTAVKIEDLLDNLSVSLTGEELELIGKLYQQSMKLEIEFFSSQQIARPSVVPLTNPHDLKNRLIVFSDFDLTCTVVDSSAILAEIAILTAQKADQGVADGLIARKSSSDMRNSWNMLSRQFTEEYEECIEKLLSSQEVKAFDYDRLRTSLKLLSDFENRANSRVINSGLLKGLKLDDIKKAGERLVLQDGCTNFFQNLVKIKEKLNVDLHILSYCWCADLIRSAFSSAGCLNDLTIHSNEFGYEGSVSTGEIFRKMESPLDKVEKFKTIISNLSRDPKHLSVYIGDSVGDLLCLLEADIGIVVGSSMSLRRVGKHYGVSFVPLFSGLVNKQRQLDKQEKTPVWKGLSGVLYTVSSWSEIHAFILGA from the exons ATGCGATTCCTCTCCCCTCTCGTAcgacgaaaccctaaccctagctcctcGCTCCTCGCTCCTCGCTCCTGGCTCTCGCTCTCGCGCTATAGATCCGCGGCATCGATCCGCTCCCATTCCCGTTCTCGCTGCGCGGACGCGTTTGGATCGCTCCGTGGGGAAGGATCGGGCCGAACGGAAGTGTTCTCGGCCCCGGATTTGGCTCCGGATTCGAAGAAGGGAACGGCCATGGCGGTTGTGACGAAGGGGGTGGAGGAGGGATCCCCGGCGAAGAGGTTCTGGATCAGGTCCCAGAAGGAGGCGGTGTTCACCGCGTACACGCCCTTCGTCGTGTGCTTGGCGGCGGGAGGCTTAGAGTCCGAGGCTTTCCAGGGCTACGTCGCGCAGGACGTCCACTTCCTCAAAGCTTTCACTAAGGC CTATGAGATGGCGGAAGAATGttctgatgatgatgatgccaAGGCTACGATACGTGAGCTGAGGAAAGCTGTGATTGAGGAACTGAAAATGCACAATTCAGTTGTCCAA GAATGGGGAATTGATCCCTCCAAGGGAACTGCTCCTAGCTCGTCCACAACAAGATATATAGAATTCCTGATTGCGACAGCTTCAGGGAAAATTGATGGAGGAAAAGGTCCTGGGAAAATTGTCACTCcttttgaaaaaacaaaaattgctGCTTATACAGTAGGTGCTGTGACGCCTTGCATGAGGCTTTTTGCATATCTGGGGAATGAACTTCAAGTGTTTCTGCAAAATAATGGTAATCATCCCTACAAGAAGTGGATCGAAAGTTACTCCTCTAGAGCCTTTGAG GACACTGCTGTAAAGATAGAAGATTTGCTTGATAACCTGAGTGTTTCGTTGACTGGCGAGGAACTCGAACTTATAGGAAAGCTTTACCAGCAATCTATGAAGCTAGAAATTGAGTTCTTCTCCAGTCAACAAATAGCGCGGCCTTCTGTAGTTCCCTTGACAAATCCGCATGATCTGAAAAATCGACTCATTGTGTTTTCGGATTTTGATTTAACATGCACGGTAGTTGATTCCTCTGCCATTTTGGCAGAGATTGCTATATTGACTGCACAAAAGGCTGATCAGGGTGTGGCTGATGGATTGATTGCGCGGAAGTCATCATCAGATATGAGAAACTCCTGGAACATGCTCTCAAGGCAGTTTACTGAGGAGTACGAGGAATGCATAGAAAAATTACTGTCATCACAAGAAG TAAAGGCATTTGATTATGACCGCCTGCGCACAAGTCTGAAGCTGCTATCTGATTTTGAGAATCGGGCAAATTCTAGGGTTATCAATTCTGGATTGTTAAAGGGACTGAAGTTGGATGACATAAAGAAGGCTGGTGAGCGGCTGGTTCTTCAAGATGGTTGTAcaaattttttccaaaatcttGTAAAGATAAAGGAGAAGCTGAATGTGGATCTGCATATTCTTTCATATTGCTGGTGTGCCGATCTCATAAGGTCGGCCTTTTCTTCAG CCGGTTGTCTAAATGATCTAACCATCCACTCAAATGAATTTGGCTATGAAGGATCTGTTTCTACCGGAGAAATCTTCAGAAAGATGGAGTCTCCCCTTGACAAGGTTGAGAAATTTAAAACCATCATAAGCAACTTAAGCCGTGACCCGAAGCATTTGTCTGTGTACATAGGGGACTCGGTGGGAGACTTGCTCTGCTTACTCGAAGCAGATATCGGCATAGTGGTTGGATCGAGCATGAGTTTGAGGAGAGTGGGAAAGCATTATGGTGTTTCCTTCGTTCCACTATTCTCTGGATTGGTAAATAAACAAAGGCAGCTCGACAAACAGGAAAAGACCCCTGTTTGGAAGGGCTTGTCCGGTGTCCTCTATACAGTATCTAGCTGGTCTGAAATACATGCTTTTATTTTAGGGGCGTGA
- the LOC109703578 gene encoding uncharacterized protein LOC109703578 isoform X2 produces MSEEVPSLFALCLKAITSAIIHGEFFTDIFECYGYDHLQDILDLPSDLLDSVVINLPPLALQTLHNVLIDDCMEKFRTPGEIHGRKRGRYENFNIAWKILFRKRWPEDLRKIDPRKYITTDDSAGIHNSVKGPLDWQQLFWEKHLQNCLDDAAERALLPSFYGRIGELRTSNSIINAISHGENMLDECFRLSYHCDRFGCYARCLRLQNVLCAVEICVDGVCMLLNHHRKTLLSLEFSHCQLYPTVMNKICSSLCEEGSLIHGIQSFCVKSSPISESKSSSIPTCLLSFLSSGRLLESVCFSDTKMQPKFAKMILDTLLSSSSDLVTLEISENNISGWLSKIERQSKDFRSLLGSDASLKSLTVLNLRGSNLHSNDAEDLGHILVKMPCLKSLDISDNPITDEGIRSLIPYFVRALGKTNLLSNVKLENCNLSSGGVIELLRSLPSLEEPLNMLSIADNHLGSSVAATLAKFLGASGLRELNIEDIGLGAVGFKELEEILPQEIALSFINISKNRGGIRTAYFLSRLISQAPNLLSINAGANIMPPESVDIICDALKLLKGKLEHLDLSENSHLCRSNNTSALLEFCHQGKPIVMIPSPPQSGTPYDDDP; encoded by the exons ATGTCGGAGGAGGTTCCATCTTTGTTCGCTCTATGTTTGAAGGCTATAACATCAGCAATCATACATGGTGAATTTTTTACGGACATTTTTGAGTGTTATG GATATGATCATTTGCAAGACATACTAGATCTTCCGTCGGATTTGCTTGATAGCGTGGTGATAAACTTACCTCCATTGGCCTTGCAAACACTTCACAACGT ATTGATTGATGATTGTATGGAGAAATTCAGAACTCCTGGTGAAATTCACGGGAGAAAACGTGGAAG GTATGAAAACTTCAACATTGCGTGGAAGATACTGTTTAGAAAGCGGTGGCCAGAGGATCTCAGGAAGATTGATCCAAGAAAATACATTACTACAGATGACAGTGCAGGAATACATAACTCGGTGAAGGGTCCTCTAGATTGGCAGCAGCTGTTCTGGGAGAAGCACCTGCAAAA TTGCTTAGATGATGCTGCAGAGAGAGcccttcttccttctttttatGGGCGCATTGGTGAACTGAGAACATCCA ATAGCATAATTAATGCAATCAGCCATGGTGAGAACATGCTTGATGAGTGTTTCAGATTATCGTATCATTGCGACAGATTTGGATGCTATGCAAG ATGTCTGAGACTTCAAAATGTGCTGTGTGCTGTAGAAATATGT GTTGATGGAGTGTGTATGCTTCTGAACCACCATAGGAAAACATTGCTGTCTCTTGAGTTTAGCCACTGTCAACTGTATCCCACCGTTATGAATAAGATTTGCAGTAGTTTGTGTGAGGAGGGATCTCTTATTCATGGGATCCAGAGCTTCTGTGTCAAATCATCACCCATTTCTGAAAGCAAGTCATCTTCAATACCTACTTGTCTACTATCTTTTCTGTCTTCAGGAAG GTTGTTGGAATCAGTATGTTTTTCTGATACTAAGATGCAGccaaaatttgcaaaaatgattCTCGATACTCTCCTGAGCTCTTCATCTGATTTAGTGACTCTTGAGATATCAGAAAACAAT ATTTCAGGTTGGCTGTCTAAAATTGAGAGACAATCCAAAGATTTCCGATCACTACTTGGATCAGATGCTTCCTTGAAGTCTTTGACTGTTCTAAATCTTAG GGGAAGCAATTTGCATAGCAATGATGCAGAAGATCTTGGCCATATATTGGTAAAAATGCCTTGCTTAAAAAGTCTAGACATAAGTGACAATCCAATAACAGATGAAGGCATCAG ATCCCTTATTCCGTACTTTGTAAGGGCTCTTGGAAAAACAAACCTTCTTTCAAatgtaaaattagaaaattgcAATCTATCCAGCGGAGGAGTGATTGAACTTCTAAGAAGCCTCCCATCATTGGAGGAGCCATTGAACATGCTATCAATTGCAGATAATCACCTTGGCAG TTCTGTAGCTGCAACATTGGCAAAATTTTTGGGTGCTTCTGGTTTAAGAGAACTCAATATTGAAGATATTGGACTGGGAGCAGTGGGTTTCAAAGAACTGGAGGAAATATTGCCCCAAGAAATTGCTCTTTCATTCATCAACATCAG CAAAAATCGAGGTGGGATTCGAACTGCATACTTTTTGTCCAGGCTCAtttcacaagctccaaatcttctgtCGATCAATGCAGGAGCTAACATTATGCCTCCTGAATCAGTGGACATTATTTGTGACGCACTAAAGCTGTTGAAGG GTAAACTGGAGCATTTGGACTTATCAGAAAATAGCCACTTATGCCGGTCAAACAATACTTCGGCACTGCTGGAATTTTGTCACCAGGGAAAGCCCATTGTGATGATTCCGTCACCACCACAATCCGGCACACCCTACGATGATGATCCATAA